One Kallotenue papyrolyticum genomic window carries:
- a CDS encoding DUF5667 domain-containing protein: MLQPWPAHERLDAVLDACIDQLDVLPPERLLLRYPSSAARLAPLLEVARSLRALAAIELEPTARTVARRRLRQAVLAQRQRERQCTRRVRRGVLLCLLCLVLGLSSVTAVAARALPGDRLYGWKRAGEELWWRLQRTPAGRVSVALWLADRRVSETVQMLERGHAPDARLTAGLEQAYGRALEAIAVLPAAEQSRLLMRLHADGDAHVRRLAAYAGQAAPDEQAVLDAALALARWASTARPGARSLPVLPLPRSTPVPTARPVPPAWPEGRDSRWSPAAATAPPVAAPHPVSEAARTASAVPPAERAKPLPQADRPKPPERPRAASPDRQRPARPSPASVERGKGKGRDN, translated from the coding sequence ATGTTGCAGCCCTGGCCGGCGCACGAACGGCTAGACGCCGTGCTCGACGCTTGCATCGACCAACTCGACGTTCTGCCCCCCGAACGCCTGTTGCTGCGTTATCCATCCTCGGCAGCGCGGCTGGCGCCGTTGCTGGAGGTTGCGCGTTCGTTACGCGCGCTGGCCGCGATCGAGCTCGAGCCGACTGCGCGCACCGTGGCGCGCCGGCGTCTGCGCCAGGCGGTGCTCGCCCAGCGACAGCGCGAGCGACAATGTACCCGACGCGTCAGGCGCGGCGTACTGCTCTGTCTGCTGTGCCTCGTGCTGGGCCTGAGCAGTGTGACGGCGGTGGCAGCCCGAGCGCTGCCCGGCGATCGGCTCTATGGCTGGAAGCGGGCCGGTGAGGAGTTGTGGTGGCGGCTCCAGCGCACGCCTGCAGGGCGCGTCAGCGTGGCCTTGTGGCTGGCCGACCGGCGCGTCAGCGAGACGGTGCAGATGCTGGAGCGTGGCCACGCGCCTGACGCACGCCTGACAGCAGGTTTGGAACAGGCCTACGGCCGCGCGCTGGAGGCGATTGCCGTGCTGCCGGCCGCCGAGCAGTCCAGGCTGCTGATGCGGCTGCATGCGGATGGCGATGCCCATGTGCGCCGGCTGGCGGCGTATGCCGGACAGGCAGCGCCGGATGAGCAGGCGGTGCTCGACGCGGCGCTGGCGCTGGCCCGTTGGGCCAGTACGGCCCGGCCCGGGGCACGCTCTCTGCCCGTTCTGCCGCTCCCCCGGTCAACGCCTGTGCCAACGGCCAGGCCCGTGCCGCCGGCGTGGCCTGAGGGGCGCGATAGCCGTTGGTCGCCGGCGGCGGCGACAGCACCGCCGGTGGCAGCGCCACACCCGGTGTCGGAAGCGGCTAGGACGGCGTCCGCCGTGCCTCCAGCCGAGCGCGCCAAACCGCTGCCGCAGGCCGACCGGCCGAAGCCGCCCGAGCGGCCCAGGGCAGCGTCGCCGGATCGCCAGCGCCCGGCCAGGCCGTCCCCTGCGTCGGTCGAGCGCGGCAAGGGCAAAGGTCGCGACAACTAG
- a CDS encoding RNA polymerase sigma factor — protein MELPSDAEVVSLVRDAQAHDPQAFDRIYEYFADPLYRYFFYRSGDQHVAEELVSEVFLRIVESIRLFRLPDRSQARVFSGWIFRIAYTRLVDYYRQQKRQSVELDETLPAPHSAEEIVGRTLEHEELRAAILRLTPEQQQVVILRFIERLSTEEVATITGQTVGAVKAMQHRALNTIARLLGVPRNSREV, from the coding sequence ATGGAGCTCCCGTCGGACGCGGAAGTCGTGTCCCTGGTGCGTGATGCGCAAGCGCACGATCCTCAAGCGTTCGATCGCATATACGAATATTTCGCAGACCCGCTGTATCGCTATTTTTTCTACCGTTCCGGCGATCAACACGTCGCTGAAGAACTGGTGAGCGAGGTTTTTCTGCGGATAGTTGAGTCGATTCGGTTATTTCGCTTGCCGGATCGATCCCAGGCGCGCGTGTTTAGTGGATGGATCTTTCGTATTGCTTACACGCGGCTGGTAGATTATTATCGCCAGCAGAAGCGGCAATCGGTCGAGCTGGATGAGACGCTGCCGGCGCCGCACTCGGCCGAGGAGATTGTGGGACGCACGCTGGAGCACGAGGAGTTGCGTGCGGCGATCCTGCGCCTGACGCCCGAACAACAGCAGGTGGTGATCCTGCGCTTTATCGAGCGGCTAAGCACCGAAGAAGTGGCCACCATCACCGGCCAGACGGTTGGTGCCGTCAAGGCGATGCAGCATCGCGCGCTCAACACCATCGCCCGCTTGTTGGGCGTGCCGCGCAATTCACGAGAGGTCTAG
- a CDS encoding ABC transporter ATP-binding protein, with protein sequence MSSITLDAPAAPALLASRPSGTPALVIEDVVKSFQPEQQGWWRRKPLKPPILAVDHVSLSVPQGEIFGLLGANGSGKSTLIRLIATLLIPDAGRISVFGHDVQTEEKTVKRLINRVSVEASFFKKLSAAENLIYGARLYGLSPHEARPAALRILQQLGLSEKRFSEPLEHMSRGMQQKVAIARGLLTAPRLLLLDEPTTGLDPRSKKDVQEFILRMRAERGTTVFLTTHDMDEADRLCDRIAIIERGRIVALDTPQGLKRMIGERHGTNGQTSMEDVFLALTGRSLDEDHDEEED encoded by the coding sequence ATGAGTTCGATCACACTGGATGCGCCTGCAGCCCCAGCACTGCTCGCGTCGCGACCATCAGGCACGCCGGCGCTGGTGATCGAGGATGTCGTCAAATCATTTCAGCCCGAACAGCAGGGCTGGTGGCGGCGCAAGCCACTCAAGCCCCCGATCCTGGCCGTCGATCATGTCAGCCTGAGCGTGCCGCAGGGCGAGATCTTCGGGCTGCTCGGCGCCAACGGCTCCGGCAAATCCACACTGATTCGCCTGATCGCCACGCTGCTCATCCCGGACGCCGGCCGGATCAGCGTCTTCGGCCATGACGTGCAGACCGAGGAGAAGACCGTCAAACGGCTGATCAACCGCGTCTCGGTCGAAGCCTCGTTCTTCAAAAAGCTCAGCGCCGCAGAAAACCTGATCTACGGCGCGCGGCTGTATGGGCTGAGCCCACACGAGGCCCGGCCCGCGGCCTTGCGCATCCTGCAACAGCTGGGGCTGAGCGAAAAGCGCTTCAGCGAGCCGCTGGAGCACATGTCGCGCGGCATGCAGCAAAAGGTCGCGATCGCGCGCGGCCTGTTGACCGCCCCGCGGCTACTCCTACTGGACGAGCCGACCACCGGCCTCGACCCGCGCTCCAAGAAGGATGTGCAGGAGTTCATCCTGCGCATGCGCGCAGAGCGCGGCACCACCGTCTTTCTGACAACGCATGACATGGACGAGGCGGACCGGCTCTGCGATCGCATCGCGATCATCGAGCGCGGCCGGATTGTCGCTCTGGACACGCCGCAGGGCCTCAAACGCATGATCGGGGAACGCCACGGCACCAACGGCCAGACGAGCATGGAGGACGTTTTTCTAGCGCTTACCGGACGCTCACTGGATGAAGATCACGACGAGGAAGAGGACTGA
- a CDS encoding GNAT family N-acetyltransferase → MRMRAARPDEYQQILELIARAFPPGDPAVGLVATTVHNDPRFHPELLRVAERDGRIVGVVHLIDRPVRIGVAQIPCAMIAPLATAPEHQGSGVGSALMRDALDWMRAHGKLLSMLWGHPWLYPRYGYAPGIKRYCISVPATLRPYGETAYTLRPATPSDACALAEVYHTATATTTLAETRSDQPWEWRAPDPATTTEVVIDPAGALRGYLRSTPRADHLYVGEVMALDLGAARALFDRLLQLLRQHGLAEARVNSPPDLLWSRVAWAQGAQVCTGNGNGAGMVRVIDTPALLRALQPELERRVRRSEWVARRSAVRIETPAGRATVRLEHGMIAIDDGRAGNAITLPFHALGPLISGYQSIVDLQAATGVYIDGADTLRLLEVLFPEGYPHWAFAAYYGEG, encoded by the coding sequence ATGCGCATGCGAGCAGCCCGTCCCGACGAATACCAGCAGATCCTAGAACTGATTGCGCGCGCGTTTCCGCCCGGCGACCCAGCGGTCGGCCTGGTAGCCACCACCGTCCACAACGATCCGCGCTTCCACCCCGAGCTGCTGCGCGTTGCCGAACGCGATGGACGCATCGTCGGCGTTGTGCATCTGATCGACCGTCCGGTGCGCATCGGCGTAGCGCAGATCCCCTGCGCGATGATCGCGCCGCTGGCAACGGCACCGGAGCATCAGGGCAGCGGCGTGGGCTCGGCCCTGATGCGCGACGCGCTGGACTGGATGCGTGCACACGGTAAGCTGCTGTCGATGCTGTGGGGGCACCCCTGGCTCTACCCGCGCTACGGCTATGCCCCCGGCATCAAGCGCTACTGCATCAGCGTCCCCGCGACGCTGCGGCCCTATGGTGAGACAGCCTACACGCTCCGCCCGGCAACCCCCAGCGATGCCTGCGCGCTGGCCGAGGTGTACCACACTGCCACGGCCACAACCACGTTGGCCGAGACGCGCTCGGACCAGCCTTGGGAGTGGCGCGCGCCCGATCCGGCCACGACCACCGAGGTAGTTATCGATCCGGCGGGCGCGCTGCGCGGGTATCTGCGCAGCACACCCCGCGCCGACCACCTATATGTCGGCGAAGTGATGGCGCTGGATCTGGGGGCCGCCCGGGCGCTCTTCGATCGGCTGCTGCAGCTCCTGCGGCAGCATGGCCTGGCCGAGGCGCGCGTCAACAGTCCGCCGGATCTGCTCTGGAGCCGCGTGGCCTGGGCCCAGGGCGCGCAGGTCTGCACCGGCAACGGCAATGGCGCGGGCATGGTGCGTGTGATCGACACACCGGCGCTGCTACGCGCCCTGCAGCCGGAGTTGGAGCGGCGCGTGCGGCGCTCGGAGTGGGTCGCGCGGCGCAGCGCGGTGCGCATCGAAACACCGGCGGGCCGCGCGACGGTCCGTCTCGAACACGGCATGATCGCGATCGACGATGGCCGCGCCGGCAACGCGATCACCCTGCCGTTCCATGCGCTGGGGCCGCTGATCAGCGGCTACCAGTCGATCGTCGACCTACAGGCAGCGACCGGCGTGTATATCGACGGCGCCGATACGCTGCGGTTGCTCGAGGTCCTCTTTCCAGAGGGCTATCCACACTGGGCGTTCGCGGCCTACTACGGCGAGGGCTAG
- the rsgA gene encoding ribosome small subunit-dependent GTPase A: protein MLGTVVKAQSGFFWVATDDGPTLRCTLRGRLKKERVASDIATIGDRVRVTPTLGGEGVIEDVLPRRSKLARRAAGAKGVWKEDVLVANLDQLVAVFAVASPDPNLRLLDRYLVNAELNGLDTLIVANKCDLRPREAAQAIFSPYAAIGYRVLYTSATRGDGIDTLRDALAGKISAFSGPSGVGKSSLLNAIQPGLQLRTGAISTAGANIGKGRHTTVAPELIPLSVGGYVADTPGIRELGLWRVPPNELDWGFREFRPFLERCRFQPCSHLHEPDCAVRAAVARGAISTARYDSYTRLYEELSNELIIR, encoded by the coding sequence ATGCTCGGTACTGTGGTCAAGGCGCAAAGCGGCTTCTTCTGGGTGGCGACCGATGACGGTCCGACGCTGCGCTGCACGCTGCGCGGACGCCTCAAAAAGGAGCGCGTCGCCAGCGACATCGCCACCATCGGCGACCGGGTGCGTGTCACGCCCACGCTTGGCGGCGAGGGTGTGATCGAGGACGTGCTACCGCGGCGCAGCAAACTGGCGCGCCGTGCCGCCGGCGCCAAGGGCGTGTGGAAGGAAGACGTGCTGGTCGCCAATCTAGATCAACTGGTGGCCGTGTTTGCTGTGGCCAGTCCCGATCCCAACCTGCGCCTGTTGGATCGCTACCTGGTCAACGCCGAACTGAACGGGCTGGACACCCTGATCGTCGCCAACAAGTGCGATCTGCGCCCACGCGAGGCCGCGCAGGCGATCTTCAGTCCCTACGCGGCGATCGGCTACCGCGTGCTGTACACCAGCGCCACGCGCGGCGATGGCATCGACACCCTGCGCGACGCGTTGGCCGGCAAGATCTCGGCCTTCAGCGGCCCATCCGGCGTGGGCAAGTCAAGCCTGCTCAACGCGATCCAGCCCGGCCTCCAGTTGCGCACCGGTGCGATCAGCACCGCCGGCGCGAACATAGGCAAGGGCCGGCACACCACCGTCGCGCCGGAGCTGATTCCGCTCAGCGTTGGCGGCTACGTCGCCGACACGCCCGGCATTCGCGAGCTGGGCCTGTGGCGCGTGCCACCCAACGAGCTGGATTGGGGCTTTCGCGAGTTTCGGCCCTTCCTCGAGCGGTGCCGCTTTCAACCGTGCAGCCATCTGCACGAGCCGGACTGCGCCGTGCGCGCCGCTGTCGCACGCGGCGCGATCAGCACAGCGCGCTACGACAGCTATACGCGCCTCTATGAAGAGTTGAGCAACGAACTAATCATCCGTTGA
- a CDS encoding GNAT family N-acetyltransferase, with amino-acid sequence MTSHAPELVARPYRDDDLAATLQLLEAVRAVDPHEDAMTAERWQVELREPGFDPERDLRLWLDRDGRLAAIGALFFPPSDARQGYLWLRVDPTRPAAQVVPPILGWAAQRLAEEQHARRQPLSLRTSISAQHLALIEVVAQHGFRAVRTFYRMARPLDQPIPAPVLPAGFRLTHSAGSADAERWLDLFNQSFIDHYNHRPWTIAESRHAMEDPGYAPERDLIAIAPDGTWAGFCRCLIDPAENRITGRDEGWIRMLGTRRGFRRIGLGRALLLAGLHTLRDAGATTALLGVDAENPSGAVGLYESVGFQVVQRTINYLKET; translated from the coding sequence ATGACATCTCACGCGCCTGAGCTGGTCGCGCGCCCCTACCGCGACGATGACCTTGCGGCGACACTGCAACTGCTGGAGGCGGTGCGCGCCGTCGATCCGCATGAAGACGCCATGACCGCGGAGCGCTGGCAGGTTGAACTGCGCGAGCCGGGCTTCGATCCCGAACGCGACCTGCGCCTCTGGCTGGATCGCGACGGGCGTCTGGCGGCCATCGGCGCGCTGTTCTTCCCGCCGAGCGATGCCCGCCAGGGCTACCTGTGGCTGCGCGTCGATCCGACCAGGCCGGCAGCGCAGGTCGTCCCGCCGATCCTCGGGTGGGCTGCACAGCGCCTGGCCGAGGAGCAGCATGCGCGCCGGCAGCCGCTCAGCCTGCGCACCTCGATCAGCGCGCAACACCTGGCCCTGATCGAGGTGGTAGCGCAGCACGGCTTTCGCGCTGTGCGCACCTTCTACCGCATGGCGCGACCCCTGGATCAGCCAATCCCGGCGCCGGTGCTGCCGGCGGGCTTCCGCCTGACGCACAGTGCCGGCAGTGCCGATGCGGAGCGCTGGCTCGATCTGTTCAACCAGTCGTTCATCGACCACTACAACCACCGTCCCTGGACCATCGCCGAGAGCCGGCACGCAATGGAGGACCCGGGCTACGCGCCCGAGCGCGATCTGATCGCCATCGCGCCGGACGGCACCTGGGCCGGCTTTTGCCGCTGTCTGATCGATCCCGCTGAAAACCGGATCACCGGTCGCGACGAGGGCTGGATCCGTATGCTGGGCACGCGACGCGGCTTTCGGCGCATCGGCCTGGGACGCGCCCTGCTGCTGGCCGGGCTCCATACCCTGCGCGACGCTGGCGCGACCACCGCGCTGCTCGGCGTTGATGCTGAAAACCCCAGCGGCGCGGTGGGTCTGTATGAGTCGGTCGGCTTCCAGGTTGTGCAGCGCACGATCAACTACCTCAAGGAGACGTAG
- a CDS encoding FAD-binding oxidoreductase translates to MHISQDHIAELRTTLKGRVIRPQDADYHQARAVFYGGIDRRPALIAAVADASDVAQVIRLARANGLELAVRGGGHSVAGHSASDGGIVLDLRAMKALTIEHERRSAWAEAGLTAGEYTAAVGAHGLATGFGDTASVGIGGITLGGGIGYLVRKYGLTIDSLLAAEIVTADGELRRVDPQHEPKLFWAIRGGGGNFGVVTRFHFRLHPVECVVGGMLLLPATPSVIAGLVAQAEAAPEELSMIANVMMPAPPLPFVPVEQQGRPVVLVLMAYAGDSEAGQRAIAPFRALATPIADLLRPLRYSELFPPQEEGYHPLAVGQTLFMDTFDHGQAEAILEHLRTATAKLAVIQVRVLGGAVARVPVEATAFAHRQRRMMVNVAAQYERPDEAAHYAAWTANVAAQLRQGDAAYVNFLGDEGPARVRDAYPGATWERLQAIKRLYDPTNLFRRNHNIPPAPGDARV, encoded by the coding sequence ATGCATATATCTCAGGATCATATCGCCGAGCTGCGGACAACGCTCAAAGGACGCGTCATCAGGCCGCAGGATGCTGACTACCACCAGGCGCGCGCCGTTTTCTACGGTGGGATCGATCGTCGTCCGGCGCTGATCGCCGCGGTTGCGGACGCGAGCGATGTCGCGCAGGTTATCAGGCTGGCGCGCGCAAACGGTCTGGAGCTCGCTGTCCGGGGTGGCGGCCATAGTGTTGCTGGGCATAGCGCCTCCGATGGCGGGATCGTGCTTGACCTGCGCGCTATGAAGGCGCTGACGATCGAGCATGAGCGCCGTAGCGCGTGGGCTGAGGCAGGCCTGACGGCGGGCGAATACACGGCCGCCGTCGGCGCGCACGGACTGGCTACCGGTTTTGGCGATACCGCGAGCGTGGGGATTGGCGGCATTACATTGGGCGGCGGCATCGGCTACCTGGTACGCAAGTACGGTCTGACCATCGATAGCCTGCTGGCCGCCGAGATCGTTACGGCAGACGGCGAGTTGCGCCGTGTCGACCCCCAGCACGAGCCCAAGCTGTTCTGGGCGATCCGTGGCGGTGGCGGCAACTTCGGTGTTGTGACGCGCTTCCACTTCCGCCTGCACCCGGTTGAGTGCGTGGTTGGCGGTATGCTCTTGTTGCCGGCTACGCCCAGCGTGATCGCGGGCCTGGTCGCCCAAGCCGAGGCTGCTCCTGAGGAATTGTCGATGATTGCCAATGTCATGATGCCCGCGCCGCCACTGCCCTTTGTGCCCGTTGAGCAGCAGGGCCGCCCGGTGGTGCTGGTGTTGATGGCCTATGCCGGTGATAGCGAGGCTGGCCAACGCGCCATCGCGCCGTTCCGTGCCCTGGCCACCCCCATCGCCGATCTGCTACGTCCGCTGCGCTATTCGGAGCTGTTTCCGCCCCAAGAAGAAGGTTACCATCCCCTCGCCGTCGGGCAGACGCTGTTCATGGATACTTTTGATCACGGGCAGGCGGAGGCGATCCTCGAACACCTGCGCACGGCCACGGCCAAGCTGGCGGTCATTCAGGTGCGGGTGTTGGGTGGAGCCGTAGCGCGCGTACCGGTTGAGGCAACCGCCTTTGCCCATCGCCAGCGCCGGATGATGGTCAATGTCGCAGCGCAGTATGAGCGGCCCGACGAGGCGGCCCACTATGCCGCGTGGACTGCCAACGTCGCGGCGCAGTTGCGGCAGGGCGATGCGGCGTATGTCAATTTCCTCGGCGATGAAGGGCCGGCGCGGGTGCGGGATGCCTACCCGGGGGCGACCTGGGAACGTTTACAGGCGATCAAGCGCCTGTACGATCCCACAAATCTCTTCCGGCGCAACCACAACATTCCACCGGCTCCTGGCGACGCACGCGTGTAA